GCTGCGCCGCGAGGAACGCGGTGATAAGCTCCGACGGAATGTAGCTGCTGCCGTAGTCAATCCAAGTGTATTTGTCGATTTTCCCCTCTACGAACTGGATTCTGTTTGTGCCCTTTTCCCTGATGAAGCAGGCGCGGTCGATGAGGGATTCGTCGTTGCAAAGGAGTGCGCCGCATTCGCCCGCGATTACGTTCTTTGTGCTGTGGAAGCTGAGCGCGCCGAGGTCGCCGATAGTGCCGAGGTGTCTGCCTTTGTAGTAGGCGCAGAAGCCCTGCGCGGCGTCCTCCACAACCCTGATTCCCGCGCTTTTTGCGGTTTCCATAATTGTGTCCATTTCGCACCCGACGCCCGCGTAGTGGACTGGCACGACCGCCTTTGTGCGCTTTGTGAGCAGTTGCGGAATTTGCGATTCGTCGATATTGAGAGTGTCGGGGCGAATGTCGCAGAACACTGGTTTTGCGCCGCGCAGAACGAACGCGTTTACGCTCGAAACGAATGTGAACGTCGGCACGATTACCTCGTCGCCCGATTTGATGTCGCATAGGAGGGCCGCCATGTCTAGGGCGGAGGTGCACGATGTCGTAAGGAGGGCGGCTTTCGCCTTTGTCGCGGCGCGGAGGGCGGCTTCGCATTTTTTCAGGAACTCGCCGTCGCCTTGGAGGTGTCCGGAGGCTATCGCTTCTTTTATATATTCTACTTCGCGACCCGCGAGCGGTATTTTGTTGAAATTTACTTTCATGTGGACCCGAAATATTTGTTTTCGGATATTGTACCCAAACCGCTCCGATTTAAAGCAAAATATGCACTTTTTTGGGGGCTTGCGCCGCGGCGACGGCGCGCGTTTTTTTTATTAGTCCGACCGCATGTTAAAAATTTTTCCATATAAGTTTGACACGCCGCCTATAAAGGTATAATCTTCTTCCGAACCCCGAAAGGAAAGGCATTACAAATGAACAGTCTTAACATTGGCAGCAGTGCGTTCTTCGACAGATTTTTCGGCGCGTGGTGGGGCGCGTTCATAGGCGACGCAATGGCGTTGCCCGTACACGGGTATTCCTCCGAACGCGCAATCGCCGCCGACTACGGCAAAATTGCCGACTATGTTCCGCCGCTCGATTTCCACCCCGAAAGCGTTTTGCACGCGCTTCCGATTCCCCAGCTTCCGCCGGAATTCGACTACATCGGCAAGCGCCGCGCGTCGCTGTGGCGCAAGCGCGGCACGCACCCGCACATCGGAATGCGGGCGGGGGCGAGCACGCTTCCACTCGTGCTTGCGCTCCACTTGGGCGCGTCGATGGCGTCGGCGGGCGGCTTCGACATCGACGCGTGGCTTGAACGCTACGCTGCCGTGATGACTTCCGAAGACGGGCACGCCGACACATTCATTCCGTCGATTCACCGCAGGTATTTCGAAAATCTTGCCGCGGGGAAAAATCCCGAAACGAACGGCTGTCCCGACGCCCACATGAGCGACATCGCAATCTTCGCGCCGCTCCTGTTTTCGACGCTGAAAAATCCCGACAAGAGCAGCATGGACATCTTCCGCGCCCTCAAAAAATTCACGATAGGCGAGGGCGCGTCGTCGGGGGCGTTTTTCCTTTCCGAAATTTTGGCGAAAGTTTTGCGCGGCTCGTCGATAGAGGAGGCAATCTACAAAAACATGACGCCCGACCGCCACGTCAGCCTTGCCTTCCCCTACCGCAGGTGGATTAAAAACCGCGACGACTACGACGCCATAAGGGCGACGGGCAGGTTCGCCGCGATAGAGGAGGCGATTCCCCTCACGCTTTACATCTCGCTGAAATACGGCACGGACGTGATAACCGCGACCGTCGTCAACGCGAATATCGGCGGAGAAACGACGGGGCGCGGCGCGTTAATCGGCATGCTCGCGGGGGCGCAGTGCGGGCTTTCGCACATTCCGCGCAACTACATCGACGCGCTCGAATACGCCTCCGAAATTCAGGCTGTGGGCGAGCTTCTCTACGCAATGTTCAGATAGCCGACAGACTCCGCGCCCTAATGGCGGGCATAGCCGCGTTCCGTTCGCGTGCGTTCGATTAAGACGCAAAAAATCCCGCGCGGATTTTCTCCGACGCGGGATTTTGTTTTGCATGAGTTTTCGCGCTTTATTTCGCAAAGTGCCCGTATCCCTTTGCGGGAACGCTTTCGCCCTTGTATTCGAACGGCGCGGAAGTATAGTTTACGACGATTTCCTCGCCGCTTTCGAATGTCGAAACAAACACGCCTTTCGATATTTCGCGGTGGTCCTGCATGAATTGCAGTTGCAGGTGTTTGAGCTTCTGGAACTCGTCGTAGGCGCGTTTCATGGGCTTCAAGTTTTTGTAGTCGGTATAATAGAAAACGGGGCGGGCGTCGAACTCTATCGCTTTGAGCCAGCGCGTTTCGGGATTTTCAAGATAGTCGTACGCCTTGCGCTGGTCGGAAGTTGCGTATGACTTCGGGTAGAGGGCGTCGATTGTCGTGTAGTAGGGGTTGCTGAGAATTATGCCGTGGTAGACAAGCTGCCAGAGCGGCACGAACTTCTCGGCGAGCTTTTCGGGCTTGCCCTCCCAGTCGGGGTACGACCACAAATAGAGCGCGAAGTCGAGTGTCGGCGCAAGGTGGTCAAGTCCGCCCTCCGACGCAAGCCCTCCGAAAATTTCGTGCGCATACGCTCCTACCTTGTTTTCGTAGTCAACCGTCTGCTGCCTGTTGAGCGGGTGCATGGGGTCTTTGCACGGATAGGGGTGCACGAAAGACATAACGTCGAGGTGCATGATTCCGTTGAGACCGAGAGCCTTCATCTTCTTGAAGTCGTCCTTAATCCAGAGGTCGTGGTAGCGTTGGAAGCACGGGCGGAACGCCTTGCCGCCGGGCTGGAAATAGTCGAAAAACGGCGAGCCGTCGGGGTACATCGCAATTCCGTTGTCGTTCCACCTGTTCGAGATTGAAAACACCGAAAACGGGTTTATGTGGCAGTTGATGTGGTAGCCGAGCGACTTCCCCTCGGCGATTGCCTCGCGGAACTTTGCCTCGCCGCCGAGCTTCGGCTCGACGGGGAAGAACTGCGGAAAACGTCCGTCGTGCCCCGAAATGTTCCAGCCTACGGAACACACTTCCGCCTTGTCGATTCCCTCGGCTTTCATGCGGCGCATGATGTCGGCAACGGGGACGGTAATTCTGAACGCGTCCCCAGCCTTTTCGAAAGGCACTTGCTTCTCGACAGTCTGTCCGTCAAGCTTCTTTATCCTGAGCGTCGCATTCTGGAGCGCAAAAATAAGAGATTTCCCCATATATATCCTGCGCTGAATGACCGAAATGCCAGTACTCAATCGTTAGAGCAGGCGACCGTCAAGATAAAAGCCCGTTAAATTAATTTGCGCATTCGGATTCGAAAAAACTTGACTGGAAGCCTTCGAAATGTACCTTGAACAACATTATGGCAGATAAATCAGAAAAGAACGAATTTAACGTTGCGGGCAAATTCTACGTTGACTCGCAGTGCATAGGTTGCGCCCTCTGCAATTCCACGGCGGAAGGCTTTTTCCAAATGAGCGACAGCGGTTGCGCATACGTCGCAAAACAGCCCGAATCGGACGCCGACACGGCACTCTGCACGGAAGCAATGGAATCGTGCCCCGTACAGGCAATCGGCGACGACGGCGAATAATTGCAACAACATTTAAATCAAAACGGCGCGGCATAAACCGCGCTTTTTTTGCGCCCATTTTTTTTCCCGCGCAAAGCGCGACTATTTTTTACTTGTTTCTTTCTTGTTTGAAGCTTCATTAAAGATAAGTAATTGCCGCAGGCAATACGAACTAAACGGGGAAAGGCGCGGGTATACCCGCGCCGCATAACCACAGAAAGGAGCGAAGCTCCGACGCCGTTAAGGCTGCAGCCTTATTTGCTTGATTTTGGGGAGGGGTGGGGTAGAAAGTTGGGTGTGAAATTACTATTGGGAATATTGGCGATAGTCGGGGCGGCGTGCATGACAGTGCAGGGCGCGGAGACATCGGAAGGCGGAAAAACGGGGCGTATGCGCCGCGATATACCGTGGGTGTCGCTCGCACACCAGCGGGCGATGAGGGAAAAGCCCGCAGAGAAGACGGAAGAGCCGACAAAAGAGAAGTCGCTGATTTCGCGGTTTACAAAAGACGCCGCGCCGGAACTGTCGGCGGACAAGTTCGAGTACGCCGACGACGGGTCGGGAAAACTGACCGCCCGCGGCAACGCAAAGATTTCTGATAAGAACTACGAATTGGGGGCGGACAGGGTAGAATTTTCGGAAACACAGGGATACGCAAAGGCGACAGGCGACGTAAAAATATCGGCGGACAGGGCGAGAATAACGTCGGACGACATCTACGTGGATTTCAAAAACGACGCCATGAAGTCTGGCTACGTAAAATTCGGGTCGTCGCCAGTGTTTGCGGAGTCTACGTCATTGGACGCGGATAAATCGAAAGTGTCGCTTGGTGAGTCGTACATGTACTTCGGCGAACCCGCAAGCACGTCAATGTCGGCATCGGCGTCGGCTATTTCATACGATAAGGAGACAGACATTCTGTCGATGGACGACGCAACACTCGCAGTAGGACCTGTGCCGTTCTTCTACGTCCCGAACTACTACCAGCACGGCTTGCAGCGGCCGCCGTTCGATGTAAACACGAGCGCGGGCTATAACGGCGACTACGGCGCATATATCCGCAACAACCTTTACTATAACGGACTTGGCGACGTCTCGCCAGGGGTGCTACTCGACTATTACACAAAACGCTCGGTGCTCTTCGGACCCGCCGCAAACTACGATGCGGAACTTGCGAACTCTGTGCTCAGCGGCTGGGTTCAGGGGGCGTATATAAACGACCACGGCAACGCGTCGATACGCGGGGAGGACTCGCTTGGCAGGAAAATCGGCACGGACCGCTTCTTCGCGGAGTTCAGGCATAAGCAGACATTCGACGACAAAATTTCGCTCACGGGCAACCTCAGCTATTGGAGCGACGAATTTATCACGCGCGACTTCCGCCCCGAACTTTTCTACGACAACCAAACTCCCGACAACTTCGGCGAGGCGGTCTACTACGGCGAATTTTTCACGGGCTCGGTGTTCACGCGCTTCGCGCCGAACAGCTGGGAGATTGTCCAACAACGCCTGCCCGAAGTCCGCGTGGACGTTCAGCCGGTGGAGATTTTCAATACGGGCGCATACCAGACGGGCTTTGCGTCGTACGCATACCTCAGGAAATTCGACCCGATGTCGAGCGCAAACTACCTGTACTCTAACCGCGCCGACGCGTACTACGGCATCTACCGCCCGATAGAGCTTTCGTCGTGGAGCAAAATCACGCCGGTAATCGGCGGCCGCGCAACATACTACGCAAACGCGGAGGGCGGCGGCGACTACGCCAGATTCCTCGGTCAAGTCGGCTTCGACGCCCAAATGGACGTCTGGGGCACATGGGAGTACGAAAGCAAAACAATGGCAATAGACGGAATCCGCCACCATCTGATTCCGCAAATATCGTACCGCTACATACCCGCCGCCGAACAGGGCAGGGGAAAAATTCCGCAAATAGACACCGAATATCTTACGACATATCCGCCCGTGCTCGACCTCGGCACACTGCGCAACGCCGACGAAATCGCGGCGACAAACACAATGCGCTTCGGGGTGCAAAACGTGTTCGAAACGCGCGACGACGAATACGGCTCGCGCGAGATTGCGCGCTTCGACGTATATCAGGACGTCAACTTCGACAAGCGCGAAATTCCGCAGTCGGACGGAGAAAAATCGTTCTCCGACCTGTTCGTGAACGCGTCGGTCTCGCCCGCGCGCTGGCTTACGATAGGCTCGTATACGCGCGTGAACCTCGACAGAATAGACCTGCCCGAAACGAACGCATACGTCGGGCTGCTGGACGGCGACGCGTTTTCCGTGTACTTCATCGCAAGCTACCTTAAAAACGCAATCACGCAGTACACGACGCTCGCCGAATACAGAATCAGCGAACGCTACAAAGTGTTCGGACGCTGGAGCTACGACGAACGCCTCTCCGCATTCACAAACCAAACCTACGGACTCTGGACGCGCATAGGCAACTCTTGGGCGATAGAATACATGATAAGCGAACGCTCCGGCTCGAAACGCCAAAACAACTTTTCGTTTGGCATGCGCGTGAGCATGATGATTTTCTGATATGGCGGCGGAAATACAGAACGTCGACGACGCGCTCGCGGGCGGCGGCTTCGAAATGTCCGTCAAACTGAACGTGTTTGAAGGCCCGCTCGACCTGCTTTTGTTCCTAATCAG
The Opitutia bacterium KCR 482 genome window above contains:
- a CDS encoding ferredoxin; this encodes MADKSEKNEFNVAGKFYVDSQCIGCALCNSTAEGFFQMSDSGCAYVAKQPESDADTALCTEAMESCPVQAIGDDGE
- a CDS encoding DUF5696 domain-containing protein, whose protein sequence is MGKSLIFALQNATLRIKKLDGQTVEKQVPFEKAGDAFRITVPVADIMRRMKAEGIDKAEVCSVGWNISGHDGRFPQFFPVEPKLGGEAKFREAIAEGKSLGYHINCHINPFSVFSISNRWNDNGIAMYPDGSPFFDYFQPGGKAFRPCFQRYHDLWIKDDFKKMKALGLNGIMHLDVMSFVHPYPCKDPMHPLNRQQTVDYENKVGAYAHEIFGGLASEGGLDHLAPTLDFALYLWSYPDWEGKPEKLAEKFVPLWQLVYHGIILSNPYYTTIDALYPKSYATSDQRKAYDYLENPETRWLKAIEFDARPVFYYTDYKNLKPMKRAYDEFQKLKHLQLQFMQDHREISKGVFVSTFESGEEIVVNYTSAPFEYKGESVPAKGYGHFAK
- a CDS encoding putative LPS assembly protein LptD, whose translation is MKLLLGILAIVGAACMTVQGAETSEGGKTGRMRRDIPWVSLAHQRAMREKPAEKTEEPTKEKSLISRFTKDAAPELSADKFEYADDGSGKLTARGNAKISDKNYELGADRVEFSETQGYAKATGDVKISADRARITSDDIYVDFKNDAMKSGYVKFGSSPVFAESTSLDADKSKVSLGESYMYFGEPASTSMSASASAISYDKETDILSMDDATLAVGPVPFFYVPNYYQHGLQRPPFDVNTSAGYNGDYGAYIRNNLYYNGLGDVSPGVLLDYYTKRSVLFGPAANYDAELANSVLSGWVQGAYINDHGNASIRGEDSLGRKIGTDRFFAEFRHKQTFDDKISLTGNLSYWSDEFITRDFRPELFYDNQTPDNFGEAVYYGEFFTGSVFTRFAPNSWEIVQQRLPEVRVDVQPVEIFNTGAYQTGFASYAYLRKFDPMSSANYLYSNRADAYYGIYRPIELSSWSKITPVIGGRATYYANAEGGGDYARFLGQVGFDAQMDVWGTWEYESKTMAIDGIRHHLIPQISYRYIPAAEQGRGKIPQIDTEYLTTYPPVLDLGTLRNADEIAATNTMRFGVQNVFETRDDEYGSREIARFDVYQDVNFDKREIPQSDGEKSFSDLFVNASVSPARWLTIGSYTRVNLDRIDLPETNAYVGLLDGDAFSVYFIASYLKNAITQYTTLAEYRISERYKVFGRWSYDERLSAFTNQTYGLWTRIGNSWAIEYMISERSGSKRQNNFSFGMRVSMMIF
- the rffA gene encoding dTDP-4-amino-4,6-dideoxygalactose transaminase; translation: MKVNFNKIPLAGREVEYIKEAIASGHLQGDGEFLKKCEAALRAATKAKAALLTTSCTSALDMAALLCDIKSGDEVIVPTFTFVSSVNAFVLRGAKPVFCDIRPDTLNIDESQIPQLLTKRTKAVVPVHYAGVGCEMDTIMETAKSAGIRVVEDAAQGFCAYYKGRHLGTIGDLGALSFHSTKNVIAGECGALLCNDESLIDRACFIREKGTNRIQFVEGKIDKYTWIDYGSSYIPSELITAFLAAQLEAAQKLTDERVAAWNYYRERLLPLERAGKISLAHVPAECKHNAHIFFILTESPETAKSLAAFLKSREISALSHYAPLHTCPMTKKLGCEYKPLPVAEKLSQTMLRLPIYSAITPDEQDWVVDSIEAFFAK
- a CDS encoding ADP-ribosylglycohydrolase family protein, whose protein sequence is MNSLNIGSSAFFDRFFGAWWGAFIGDAMALPVHGYSSERAIAADYGKIADYVPPLDFHPESVLHALPIPQLPPEFDYIGKRRASLWRKRGTHPHIGMRAGASTLPLVLALHLGASMASAGGFDIDAWLERYAAVMTSEDGHADTFIPSIHRRYFENLAAGKNPETNGCPDAHMSDIAIFAPLLFSTLKNPDKSSMDIFRALKKFTIGEGASSGAFFLSEILAKVLRGSSIEEAIYKNMTPDRHVSLAFPYRRWIKNRDDYDAIRATGRFAAIEEAIPLTLYISLKYGTDVITATVVNANIGGETTGRGALIGMLAGAQCGLSHIPRNYIDALEYASEIQAVGELLYAMFR